Proteins encoded within one genomic window of Candidatus Pseudothioglobus singularis PS1:
- a CDS encoding aminotransferase class I/II-fold pyridoxal phosphate-dependent enzyme — MNFSKKISELENNHLLRSRRVSNSPQTTRMVIDGSEVVNFCSNDYLSLASHPKVKEAFIKGVEKYGSGSGASHLVSGHSESHKLLEEALSEFTGQENALIFSSGYSANLGIFSALRDEIKWALHDKLNHASLIDGSRIAGLTIQRYLHNNLDSLDSKLEKQIGPGLVVTDNVFSMDGDQADIAGIDKAIHKTDAILMQDDAHGFGIFDPFIPKGSIYMATLGKAAGVMGAFVAGNNDFIEFLIQKSRPYTYTTAIPPSVCQAILMSLEIIKNGQQKEKLLKNIDFFKTMSSQLGLNFENSDSAIQPLIVGSSQKALEISKNLFDSGFFVSAIRPPTVPPNTARLRFTLSSNHQSEEIESLLEKVKNAMA; from the coding sequence ATGAACTTTTCAAAAAAAATAAGTGAGCTTGAAAACAATCATTTATTACGATCTCGAAGAGTATCAAACAGCCCCCAAACTACAAGAATGGTCATCGATGGCAGTGAAGTGGTTAATTTTTGCTCCAATGATTATCTTTCACTTGCGAGCCATCCCAAGGTTAAAGAAGCGTTCATTAAAGGAGTCGAAAAATATGGCTCTGGCTCAGGGGCATCTCACCTTGTCAGTGGACACTCAGAGTCCCATAAACTTCTTGAAGAGGCCTTATCAGAATTTACTGGTCAAGAAAATGCTCTCATATTCTCATCTGGATATAGTGCTAATCTTGGAATTTTTTCAGCGCTCAGAGACGAAATCAAATGGGCACTACATGACAAGTTAAACCATGCATCTTTAATTGATGGAAGTCGGATAGCTGGTCTAACTATTCAAAGGTACCTTCATAACAACCTTGACTCTCTTGACTCCAAGCTCGAAAAACAAATAGGTCCTGGCTTAGTTGTGACAGACAATGTATTTAGTATGGATGGAGATCAAGCAGACATAGCTGGAATTGACAAAGCTATTCATAAAACTGATGCCATTTTGATGCAAGATGATGCCCATGGCTTTGGTATTTTTGATCCATTCATACCTAAGGGTTCTATCTATATGGCTACGTTAGGTAAAGCTGCAGGGGTTATGGGAGCCTTTGTTGCTGGCAATAATGACTTTATAGAATTCTTAATTCAAAAATCAAGACCATACACCTATACAACTGCAATCCCACCAAGTGTTTGTCAAGCAATCCTAATGAGCCTAGAAATTATAAAAAACGGCCAACAAAAAGAAAAACTACTTAAAAATATTGACTTTTTTAAGACTATGTCAAGCCAACTAGGGCTCAATTTTGAAAATTCAGATAGTGCCATTCAGCCACTAATTGTCGGCTCTAGTCAAAAGGCATTAGAAATAAGTAAGAATTTATTTGATTCAGGTTTTTTTGTGAGTGCAATTCGTCCTCCCACTGTCCCTCCAAATACAGCTAGACTTCGGTTTACGTTATCATCAAATCATCAATCTGAAGAAATAGAGTCACTACTTGAAAAGGTGAAAAATGCTATGGCATAA
- a CDS encoding alpha/beta fold hydrolase — translation MLWHKTIGEGPDLVLLHGWAFNSDIFQSLVEKYKHKYRITVIDLPGHGRSPDIEGDLESWCNEIIKLIPEQSILLGWSLGGLLSTFVANQIKVNKLILVASSPCLINNTDWEFGIESHVFNQFVNNLKNDSTKSLKRFVSLQSKDKSQIQELHQSIQKFPASQSALDNGLQIILNSDLRDTFKNISTPKKCILGSLDTLVPVRIQDWYQAAGSKTHVLRSGHLPFLDNDFKI, via the coding sequence ATGCTATGGCATAAAACTATAGGTGAAGGGCCAGACCTTGTTCTCCTTCATGGATGGGCTTTTAATAGTGATATTTTTCAAAGCCTTGTCGAAAAATATAAACATAAATACCGTATAACAGTTATCGACCTACCTGGACATGGAAGAAGCCCTGATATTGAGGGTGATCTTGAATCATGGTGCAATGAGATAATTAAACTGATCCCTGAACAATCAATCCTCTTGGGCTGGTCTTTAGGAGGGCTTTTATCAACTTTCGTAGCAAATCAAATTAAAGTCAATAAACTTATTCTAGTTGCTTCGAGTCCTTGCCTTATAAATAATACAGATTGGGAATTTGGAATTGAAAGCCATGTTTTTAATCAATTTGTAAACAACTTGAAAAACGATAGTACTAAATCGCTAAAGCGTTTTGTTAGCCTTCAAAGCAAAGATAAGTCACAAATTCAGGAGCTTCATCAATCTATCCAAAAATTCCCTGCATCACAAAGCGCTTTGGATAATGGACTTCAAATAATCTTAAATTCTGATCTCAGAGATACCTTCAAAAATATTTCAACGCCAAAAAAATGCATTCTTGGATCACTCGACACTCTTGTTCCAGTAAGAATTCAAGATTGGTATCAAGCAGCAGGATCAAAAACCCATGTTTTAAGATCTGGCCACCTGCCATTTTTGGACAACGACTTCAAAATTTAA
- the purE gene encoding 5-(carboxyamino)imidazole ribonucleotide mutase has translation MGSKSDWPTMKSATDMLDEFGIAYEVKVVSAHRTPDLMFEYAETAQDRGLEVIIAGAGGSAHLPGMVASKTIVPVLGVPIQSKALSGQDSLLSIVQMPGGIPVGTLAIGESGAKNAGILAAQIVGNHNEEVRKKVAQFRSEQTQSVLNNPNPNK, from the coding sequence ATGGGTTCAAAGTCTGATTGGCCCACAATGAAAAGTGCCACAGATATGCTTGATGAGTTTGGTATAGCCTATGAGGTTAAAGTGGTCTCTGCTCATAGAACACCTGACCTAATGTTTGAATACGCGGAAACTGCTCAGGATAGAGGCCTTGAAGTCATTATTGCTGGTGCTGGAGGATCAGCTCACTTGCCCGGAATGGTTGCATCAAAAACTATTGTGCCAGTTCTTGGCGTTCCCATTCAATCAAAAGCATTAAGCGGACAAGACTCATTATTATCTATAGTTCAAATGCCTGGTGGAATTCCTGTTGGTACACTTGCTATAGGTGAATCAGGCGCAAAAAATGCAGGAATACTAGCCGCTCAAATTGTTGGAAACCACAATGAAGAAGTTAGAAAAAAGGTTGCTCAATTTCGCTCAGAACAAACTCAAAGTGTACTAAACAATCCTAATCCTAATAAATAA